A genomic window from Silene latifolia isolate original U9 population chromosome Y, ASM4854445v1, whole genome shotgun sequence includes:
- the LOC141630151 gene encoding uncharacterized protein LOC141630151, whose protein sequence is MQQEVLEFLRLHQVDIMGVLETRIKEKKAKKIIQNKFKAFKVICNYNAHVNGRIWLVWKPATVDIHPLIIHSQFIHCEVFHHATYTKFHLTMIYASNNARARDDLWHNLRTISTQVHKWVLLGDFNVVRDVRERISNTPPNLADILDWNSCLLHCGVADITSSGCEMTWTNKQDIDTFVWSKLDRALTNADWQLQYPATSAVFLPAGVSDHSPILVTVFEDKHSGSRFSFLHCWINHSDYHDLVNEAWREPVQGSLIFTLFGKLKHVKKRLKTLHKENFTKISQRVHTVRDQLSDCQKAIQEDFSSTDLYARERALMATYLALKNAESTILKQKAKLDHISYNDSSSKCTHGSPQDA, encoded by the coding sequence ATGCAACAGGAAGTCCTTGAATTCCTAAGACTTCATCAGGTGGACATTATGGGTGTTCTGGAAACCAGAATTAAAGAAAAGAAAGCTAAAAAGATTATTCAGAACAAATTTAAAGCTTTTAAGGTGATTTGCAATTACAATGCTCATGTTAATGGTCGAATTTGGCTTGTCTGGAAACCTGCAACTGTGGATATTCATCCCTTGATCATTCACTCCCAGTTCATTCATTGTGAGGTATTTCATCATGCTACCTACACTAAATTTCATCTCACCATGATTTATGCTAGCAATAATGCTAGAGCTCGTGATGATCTCTGGCACAATCTTCGTACTATCAGTACTCAGGTTCATAAGTGGGTCCTTCttggtgattttaatgttgtTAGGGATGTTAGAGAGAGAATTAGCAATACCCCCCCTAATCTTGCTGATATTTTGGATTGGAATTCTTGTCTGTTGCATTGTGGGGTGGCTGATATTACTAGCTCTGGTTGTGAGATGACTTGGACTAACAAGCAAGACATTGATACTTTTGTCTGGTCAAAATTAGATAGAGCCCTTACTAATGCTGACTGGCAACTTCAATATCCTGCTACCTCTGCTGTCTTCCTTCCTGCTGGAGTGTCTGATCATTCCCCTATTCTTGTTACTGTCTTTGAGGATAAGCATTCTGGGTCTAGATTTAGTTTTCTTCATTGCTGGATCAACCACTCTGATTATCATGATCTGGTCAATGAGGCCTGGAGGGAACCTGTTCAGGGCTCACTCATTTTTACTCTTTTTGGCAAATTGAAACATGTTAAAAAGAGATTGAAGACTTTGCATAAGGAGAACTTTACTAAAATTTCTCAAAGAGTCCATACTGTTAGAGATCAACTATCTGATTGCCAGAAAGCCATTCAGGAGGACTTCTCTTCAACTGACCTCTATGCTAGGGAAAGAGCACTCATGGCTACCTATCTTGCTCTCAAGAATGCTGAAAGCACTATTTTGAAGCAAAAAGCTAAGCTTGATCATATTTCCTATAATGACTCCTCTTCTAAATGCACTCATGGCTCACCCCAAGATGCTTAG